One genomic segment of Rivularia sp. PCC 7116 includes these proteins:
- a CDS encoding chemotaxis protein CheW, protein MNASNIKLLTQPQKNLGDGYLQFELNQNTAAVLLVNFIQEVAVLPLEAITSIPNTSEPILGLMSWRNRIIWVVDLPNILGFESQFYRMGQCNIIVISHQKETIGLMVPEIRGTVRFNSGAIQPPDSQDSHIVPYLNGCIWHENELNLLLNIQAILKSSFLHVK, encoded by the coding sequence ATGAATGCATCTAATATCAAGCTACTAACCCAACCACAAAAAAACTTGGGCGATGGCTATCTTCAATTTGAGTTAAATCAAAATACTGCTGCTGTTTTGCTGGTAAACTTTATTCAAGAAGTAGCTGTATTACCTTTAGAAGCAATAACTTCGATTCCTAATACATCTGAGCCAATTTTGGGATTGATGAGTTGGCGAAATCGAATTATTTGGGTTGTTGATTTACCAAATATATTGGGTTTTGAATCGCAATTCTATAGAATGGGGCAGTGCAATATTATTGTGATTAGCCATCAAAAAGAAACTATCGGTTTAATGGTGCCAGAAATCCGAGGTACTGTAAGATTTAACTCTGGAGCTATTCAACCTCCTGACAGTCAAGATAGTCATATAGTTCCTTATTTAAATGGATGTATTTGGCATGAGAATGAATTAAATTTACTTTTGAATATACAAGCTATTTTAAAATCTTCATTTCTTCACGTTAAGTAA